A region from the Tachyglossus aculeatus isolate mTacAcu1 chromosome X2, mTacAcu1.pri, whole genome shotgun sequence genome encodes:
- the ID4 gene encoding DNA-binding protein inhibitor ID-4, giving the protein MKAVSPGRRPPGRRAPAGLVGELGRRGLAEPGPGARKPAGSPEEAAAAAEEEAAAAANLCLQCDMNDCYSRLRKLVPTIPPNKKVSKVEILQHVIDYILDLQLALDTHPALLRAPTAPDGTHGPQRTPLTALNNDPSGPVNKQGDSILCR; this is encoded by the exons ATGAAGGCGGTGAGCCCGGGTCGGCGCCCCCCGGGGCGCCGGGCCCCCGCGGGCTTGGTCGGGGAGCTGGGCCGAAGGGGCCTGGCCGAGCCCGGGCCCGGCGCCCGCAAGCCGGCGGGCTccccggaggaggcggcggcggcggcggaggaggaggcggcggcggcggccaaccTGTGCTTGCAGTGCGACATGAACGACTGCTACAGCCGGCTGAGGAAGCTGGTGCCCACCATCCCGCCCAACAAGAAGGTGAGCAAGGTGGAGATCCTGCAGCACGTCATCGACTACATCCTGGACCTGCAGCTGGCCCTCGACACGCACCCGGCGCTGCTCCGGGCCCCGACGGCCCCCGACGGGACCCACGGCCCCCAAAGGACACCCCTCACCGCCCTCAACAACGACCCG TCCGGGCCAGTTAACAAGCAAGGGGACAGCATTCTGTGCCGCTGA